In Nonomuraea sp. NBC_00507, the following are encoded in one genomic region:
- a CDS encoding AfsR/SARP family transcriptional regulator: protein MDIGRGLRFSVLGPLRVVDTDGPIAITAGKQRVVLATLLLHAGQEISYDQLTDRVWHHDAPADARGALYTHVTRLRRVMGDQGQGPQLVRTHEHGYVIDVEHDCLDLSRFRRLVQDAERAARESDLPGEADLLGRALKLWQDPVLANVPSEVVHRDDVPRLAEERERTLERWFDVNLMLGRHGEIIGDLLVAADTHPLREGLRAQLMLALYRSGRQAEALKTYHNMVTLLREELGVDPGKELRALQHAILNDDPDLAAPEPGTSPGVDSGELRQGMLAADPALTVSVANARVVPRQLPAPPALFVGRRDELALLDDISAESGPVVISAIAGSGGMGKTWLALHWAHRNIDRFPDGQLFVDLRGFSPEGAPMDPEVAVRGFLDALGVARDRVPDQPHAQASLFRSLVANKQMLMVLDNAVDAAQVEPLLPGSGTCAVVMTSRRWLSGVTTRYGARHLALDILSDDEARTLLTRRIGAERVAAESEATEELIALCKGFPLALSIISARAATQSHRSLMGLVAELHDEGLDALDDSDPSASLPAVLSWSLRALSAEQVKVLTLLSIAPGPDISQHAAASLTGLELGRVRTALRYLEHASLLSQDGHGRYRMHDLIRRYAALNAPADTTALRRVVGFYLHMARAADKLIDPNGPVIGLDPPAPGTYIAPLHDVAAALSWFETDYLCLLAAQHAAAEHGMHGSVWGIAWCLNTYQERRGHLHDQLAVLRTGLAAAIHQGDPEAETSMGRLLGNVSAKLGLHAQAIDHLHHALALTGKTGNRLDEARTHRAIAVAWMRQENYELALDHVTRAQQIYRALDEPVWEGHALNDMSWYAAKLGRYDVARETVEAALLLARRTRDRPSEANVLDTLGYVHHLRGNHTQAVQCYRDALELLTEIGSHYFAANTLERLGDTYATLGSHGEARAAWQRAIAMYQTQSRAEDAARVQKRFEESSPAAPGDSDAIAELPRS, encoded by the coding sequence GTGGACATTGGCAGGGGTCTGCGGTTCAGTGTTCTGGGGCCGCTGCGGGTGGTCGACACCGACGGGCCCATTGCGATTACCGCGGGGAAACAACGGGTGGTTTTGGCTACCCTTCTCCTCCACGCCGGACAAGAGATCTCCTACGACCAGCTGACGGATCGCGTCTGGCATCACGACGCTCCCGCCGACGCGCGTGGCGCGCTGTACACACACGTGACGCGGTTACGCCGGGTGATGGGCGACCAGGGACAGGGGCCCCAGCTGGTTCGTACGCATGAGCATGGCTACGTCATCGACGTCGAACACGACTGTTTGGATCTGAGCCGGTTTCGTCGGCTCGTCCAGGATGCCGAACGGGCAGCCAGAGAAAGCGATCTTCCCGGGGAGGCGGACCTGCTCGGGCGGGCGCTGAAGCTGTGGCAGGACCCAGTTCTAGCCAACGTGCCTTCGGAGGTGGTGCACCGCGACGACGTCCCGCGGCTGGCTGAGGAGCGGGAGCGCACGCTGGAGCGCTGGTTCGACGTCAATCTGATGCTTGGCCGCCACGGTGAGATCATCGGAGATCTGCTGGTGGCGGCGGACACGCACCCCCTGCGCGAAGGATTGCGGGCCCAGCTGATGCTGGCGCTGTACCGGTCCGGCCGGCAGGCCGAAGCCCTCAAGACCTACCACAACATGGTGACGCTCCTGCGCGAGGAGCTTGGCGTGGATCCGGGCAAAGAGCTGCGGGCGTTGCAGCACGCCATCCTGAACGACGACCCTGACCTAGCCGCACCCGAACCGGGAACCAGCCCAGGGGTGGACTCGGGGGAACTGCGCCAGGGCATGCTTGCGGCGGACCCGGCGCTCACTGTTTCTGTGGCAAACGCGCGGGTGGTTCCCCGGCAGTTGCCCGCTCCACCCGCGCTGTTTGTCGGGCGTCGGGACGAACTGGCACTACTGGACGACATCAGTGCCGAGAGCGGCCCTGTGGTGATCTCGGCCATCGCCGGCAGCGGCGGCATGGGCAAGACCTGGCTGGCGCTGCACTGGGCACACCGGAACATTGACCGGTTCCCGGACGGACAGCTGTTCGTGGATCTGCGCGGGTTCAGCCCGGAGGGGGCACCGATGGACCCGGAGGTCGCGGTGCGGGGATTCCTCGACGCGCTCGGTGTCGCTCGCGACCGGGTGCCGGATCAGCCGCACGCCCAGGCGTCGCTGTTTCGTAGTCTGGTGGCGAACAAGCAGATGCTGATGGTGCTGGACAACGCCGTGGACGCCGCCCAGGTCGAGCCACTACTGCCAGGAAGTGGGACGTGCGCGGTCGTGATGACGAGCCGTAGGTGGCTCTCCGGCGTGACGACCCGGTACGGCGCCCGCCATCTCGCACTCGACATACTCTCCGACGACGAGGCACGCACGCTGCTGACCCGCAGGATTGGCGCCGAGCGGGTGGCCGCCGAGAGCGAGGCCACGGAAGAATTGATCGCGCTGTGCAAGGGTTTTCCACTCGCGTTGAGCATCATCAGCGCTCGAGCGGCAACCCAATCGCACCGTTCATTGATGGGGCTGGTCGCCGAATTGCACGATGAAGGACTCGACGCGCTCGACGACAGCGACCCCTCGGCCAGCTTGCCGGCCGTCCTGTCATGGTCGCTGCGGGCGCTCAGCGCCGAGCAGGTGAAGGTGCTGACCTTGCTGTCGATCGCGCCCGGCCCTGACATCAGCCAGCACGCCGCCGCCAGCCTCACTGGGCTGGAACTCGGAAGAGTCCGGACAGCCCTACGCTATCTTGAACACGCATCACTGCTCAGCCAGGATGGGCACGGCCGGTACCGGATGCACGATCTGATCCGCCGCTACGCCGCCTTGAACGCGCCGGCGGACACCACGGCGTTGCGACGAGTAGTCGGCTTCTACCTGCACATGGCAAGGGCGGCCGACAAGCTGATCGATCCGAACGGCCCAGTCATCGGGCTCGACCCACCCGCGCCTGGCACTTATATCGCTCCGCTCCACGACGTCGCGGCGGCGTTGTCGTGGTTCGAGACCGATTACCTCTGCCTGCTCGCCGCCCAGCACGCAGCCGCGGAACACGGTATGCACGGCTCCGTGTGGGGAATTGCCTGGTGTTTGAACACCTACCAGGAGAGGCGTGGACATCTCCACGACCAGCTCGCAGTCCTGCGGACCGGCCTGGCCGCAGCCATTCACCAGGGGGACCCGGAGGCCGAAACCAGCATGGGGAGACTCCTCGGGAACGTGTCCGCCAAGCTGGGCCTGCACGCCCAGGCGATCGACCACCTGCACCATGCGCTGGCGCTGACCGGCAAGACCGGCAACCGCCTCGACGAGGCTCGCACCCACCGCGCGATCGCGGTGGCCTGGATGCGCCAGGAGAATTACGAGTTGGCGCTCGATCACGTCACCCGAGCACAACAGATCTACCGTGCCCTCGACGAGCCGGTCTGGGAGGGCCATGCACTCAACGACATGTCGTGGTACGCCGCGAAACTCGGTCGCTACGACGTGGCCCGTGAGACCGTCGAGGCCGCGCTGCTGTTGGCCCGCCGCACAAGGGACCGTCCCAGCGAGGCGAACGTGCTTGACACTCTGGGATACGTCCACCACCTCAGGGGCAACCATACCCAGGCGGTTCAGTGCTACCGCGATGCACTGGAGCTCCTCACCGAAATCGGCAGCCACTACTTCGCTGCCAACACGCTGGAGCGGCTCGGAGACACGTATGCCACCCTCGGCAGCCACGGCGAGGCCCGAGCGGCGTGGCAGCGGGCGATCGCGATGTACCAGACCCAGAGCCGCGCGGAGGACGCCGCCCGCGTCCAGAAACGGTTCGAGGAATCGAGTCCGGCCGCACCTGGGGATTCGGACGCGATCGCGGAACTCCCGCGGTCATGA
- a CDS encoding LysR family transcriptional regulator produces the protein MLDVKRLILLRDLAEHGTVTAVAELNQVTPSAVSQQLRALEAESGAELLIREGRTVRLTAAGVALAAQCEHVLAALERAHGAVRALDDQISGNIVIGCFTSALRGVATSLAATIQSRHPRLRPCILEAEPEESLSLLKRRDLDLAIIYRYEQLGTPLPAGVTLYPLFNDPLMVAVPNALRGAVERGGIAVLRDQAWVATPGPSACREILFHTCRSTGFTPAVEHSYRDLHAALSLISIGLGVMILPSLLCVDPPPGTALLPLPGRGRVIEAAVRSGTDAHPLVAAALSALQPTAPGVPA, from the coding sequence ATGTTGGATGTGAAGCGGCTGATCCTTCTGCGGGACCTCGCCGAACACGGCACGGTTACCGCGGTTGCCGAGCTCAACCAGGTCACCCCGTCGGCGGTATCCCAGCAACTGCGGGCACTCGAAGCCGAGTCGGGAGCCGAACTTCTGATCAGGGAAGGCCGCACGGTTCGCCTCACCGCCGCGGGAGTCGCTCTGGCCGCCCAGTGCGAGCACGTACTGGCGGCCCTTGAGCGTGCGCACGGCGCGGTACGTGCGCTCGACGACCAGATCAGCGGGAACATCGTCATCGGGTGTTTCACCAGCGCGCTGCGAGGCGTCGCCACTTCGCTCGCCGCCACGATTCAGAGCCGGCATCCTCGTCTACGGCCCTGTATCCTCGAAGCGGAGCCCGAGGAAAGCCTCTCTCTCCTCAAACGGCGCGACCTCGATCTGGCGATCATTTATAGATACGAACAACTCGGCACCCCCTTGCCCGCAGGGGTTACGCTCTACCCCCTCTTCAATGACCCGCTCATGGTGGCCGTACCCAATGCCCTGCGCGGCGCAGTCGAACGCGGCGGCATCGCCGTACTCCGAGACCAGGCATGGGTGGCGACTCCTGGGCCGAGCGCATGTCGTGAGATCCTCTTTCACACATGCCGGAGCACCGGTTTCACACCTGCGGTCGAGCACAGCTATCGCGATCTCCACGCGGCATTGTCACTGATCTCGATCGGGCTCGGAGTCATGATCCTGCCGAGCCTGCTCTGCGTGGATCCCCCACCTGGGACGGCGCTCCTGCCCCTGCCCGGAAGGGGTCGCGTGATCGAAGCCGCCGTCCGGTCCGGCACGGACGCCCATCCCCTGGTAGCCGCCGCTCTTTCCGCCCTCCAGCCCACCGCGCCGGGAGTGCCAGCTTAG
- a CDS encoding MBL fold metallo-hydrolase, translating to MIPLVLGVRQTGGASVVHALCDGVGTFFEPLLSAFPDAASAEVSRAAALDPEAIQRDGSWRLHFHAFLIQLDDGSTILVDAGIGDVDAPANSWAPTPGRLPDNLVALGLTTADVDTVVLTHLHSDHVGWSVSGGQPGFPNARYVVPRADHDAVERLNPRIRDEILRPLAEAGQLDLCEGSVRLHRQVITMPTPGHTPGHTSVLLEHGDEAVVFSGDAVLNALQLVKPHLRIATTTTHWRPGPHACPSWNAYGRVAPGSPPRT from the coding sequence GTGATACCTCTGGTGCTCGGGGTCCGCCAGACCGGCGGCGCGAGCGTCGTGCACGCGTTGTGCGATGGGGTTGGCACTTTCTTCGAGCCGCTCTTGTCCGCCTTTCCCGACGCCGCATCAGCCGAGGTCTCCCGCGCGGCCGCGCTCGATCCGGAGGCTATTCAGCGTGACGGCAGCTGGCGGCTGCACTTCCACGCCTTTCTCATTCAACTGGACGACGGCAGCACCATCCTGGTGGACGCGGGGATCGGCGACGTGGACGCGCCGGCGAACAGTTGGGCACCGACGCCGGGCCGGCTGCCGGACAACCTGGTGGCGCTGGGTCTGACGACCGCGGATGTCGACACGGTGGTGCTCACCCACCTGCATTCCGACCACGTCGGCTGGTCCGTATCCGGAGGCCAGCCGGGTTTTCCCAACGCGCGGTATGTGGTCCCCAGGGCGGACCACGATGCGGTGGAAAGGCTCAACCCGCGCATACGGGATGAGATCTTGAGACCGCTCGCCGAGGCCGGCCAGCTCGACCTGTGCGAAGGGAGTGTACGGCTGCACCGGCAGGTGATTACGATGCCGACACCAGGGCACACCCCTGGCCACACCTCGGTGCTGCTGGAGCACGGCGATGAGGCGGTCGTGTTCTCGGGCGATGCTGTTCTCAACGCGTTGCAGCTGGTCAAGCCGCACTTGCGTATCGCTACGACGACGACGCACTGGCGGCCCGGGCCACACGCCTGTCCCTCCTGGAACGCCTACGGTCGAGTGGCGCCTGGCTCGCCACCTCGCACATGA
- a CDS encoding ArgE/DapE family deacylase — protein MIRPANTVEARVLDAVDDAEMVHLLAEAVRIPSVTGTDAESDLQHWCARLLAETDLDVDVWKLDLSALKKADGFPGIEAPRTEGYGVVGVTEGEGVPALVLQGHVDVVPTGDLAKWEGHDPFTPRITGNVLHGRGACDMKAGLIANLAVVRALRRAGVRLSRPLAMHCVVSEEDGGLGAFGTLARGHTGEAAVITEPTGGKVISANAGALTFRIEVGGMAAHGATRHEGVSAIEVFWPVFEAIRKLEAERNTRLPALFEGNPLPYPIEIGTVRAGDWPSSVPDLLVAEGRMGVRLDEDPADTRISLEEAVMTIDHPWLRAYPPVVSWPGGQFASGRLPDGHPLLGEISRCVADATGVIPVEGAASYGSDLRLYAAAGIPSLHYGPGDVRFAHAPREQVWLPELREVVRVLALLAVRRCGAY, from the coding sequence ATGATCCGTCCCGCAAACACGGTCGAAGCGCGGGTCCTGGATGCCGTCGACGATGCGGAGATGGTGCACCTGCTGGCTGAGGCCGTGCGGATTCCCAGCGTCACCGGGACCGACGCTGAGTCGGATCTCCAGCACTGGTGCGCCCGCCTGCTCGCCGAGACCGATCTCGACGTCGACGTCTGGAAACTCGACTTGTCTGCGCTGAAGAAGGCGGACGGCTTCCCCGGCATCGAGGCGCCGCGCACTGAGGGGTACGGCGTGGTTGGTGTGACCGAAGGGGAGGGCGTACCGGCTCTCGTGTTGCAGGGGCACGTCGACGTGGTTCCGACGGGTGACCTGGCCAAGTGGGAGGGCCACGACCCGTTCACTCCACGGATCACTGGGAATGTCCTGCACGGCCGCGGGGCCTGCGACATGAAGGCCGGGCTGATCGCCAACCTCGCTGTGGTCCGAGCGCTGCGAAGGGCCGGCGTACGCCTCTCGCGCCCACTCGCGATGCACTGCGTGGTCAGTGAGGAGGACGGGGGCCTGGGGGCGTTCGGCACGCTGGCCCGTGGTCACACCGGAGAGGCAGCGGTGATCACCGAGCCGACCGGCGGCAAGGTGATCAGCGCCAACGCCGGGGCGCTGACCTTCCGCATTGAGGTGGGGGGCATGGCCGCGCACGGCGCCACCCGGCACGAGGGAGTCAGCGCCATCGAGGTGTTCTGGCCGGTGTTCGAAGCGATCCGCAAATTGGAGGCAGAGCGGAACACGCGGCTTCCCGCGCTCTTCGAGGGCAACCCACTGCCGTACCCCATCGAGATCGGTACCGTCCGCGCAGGCGACTGGCCGAGCAGCGTGCCGGATCTGTTGGTGGCCGAGGGACGCATGGGTGTGCGACTGGACGAGGATCCCGCCGACACCCGGATCTCGCTGGAGGAGGCGGTCATGACGATCGATCACCCCTGGCTCCGAGCGTACCCGCCTGTCGTTTCGTGGCCAGGCGGGCAGTTCGCGAGTGGGCGCCTGCCCGACGGGCATCCGCTGCTCGGCGAGATCTCACGCTGCGTCGCCGACGCGACCGGCGTCATCCCGGTGGAGGGAGCTGCGTCTTACGGGAGCGACCTGCGACTCTACGCGGCTGCGGGGATTCCCTCGCTTCACTACGGACCGGGTGACGTACGGTTCGCGCACGCGCCCCGGGAGCAGGTCTGGTTGCCGGAGTTGAGGGAGGTGGTTCGTGTGCTCGCCCTGCTCGCCGTACGCCGCTGTGGTGCGTACTGA
- a CDS encoding group II intron maturase-specific domain-containing protein has protein sequence MQRARDRILELLTRSRVLLSNDVVAQELKEFLRGGVAYFQCAHSNLPCNKIREYVTERMAIFIGKRHKRGRL, from the coding sequence ATGCAGCGTGCTCGGGACAGGATCCTCGAACTCTTGACCCGGTCGCGGGTGCTGTTGAGCAACGACGTGGTAGCGCAGGAACTCAAGGAGTTTCTGCGGGGCGGAGTGGCATACTTCCAGTGCGCACACTCAAATCTCCCTTGCAACAAGATCAGGGAGTACGTCACTGAGCGGATGGCGATCTTCATCGGAAAGCGACACAAACGCGGGCGCCTTTGA